From a single Brassica napus cultivar Da-Ae chromosome C9, Da-Ae, whole genome shotgun sequence genomic region:
- the LOC125593291 gene encoding uncharacterized protein LOC125593291, protein MMNANGSEWVWGYLCLVLNLDDQKLCSSTVTKTTKAIVIRWVISLWVLLLTIGVGGSTPPLLTIQSPDGDIVDCILRENQLAFQHPLLKNHKLQEPPTHIPNMVVKEAEMGYKWQVWHQTGTRCPEGSIPIRRVISKHNGTSSSSISERTKSHEYVIGSMENKPKIYGTQVTMNVWHPVIEGFNEFSLGQIWLTSGSYNDSDLNSIEAGWQVYPDFYNDSQARLFIFWTTDAYNLTGGYNLRTGGFVQTSKEIMVEGAISQTSIFGGDQVDLTIRIWKDTKSKSWWLGIIIGHNVLEPVGYWPASLFTIQTDYAETVQWGGEITNKNEYGRHTETQMGSGYFPDSGRGKVAYMSNLQIALTESEFQPLQDLFVGATHPEYYRGKKLNDTCFYYGGPQQLNSKAAHRMLDYTILYFTFGLFLLF, encoded by the exons ATGATGAACGCTAATGGATCAGAATGGGTATGGGGGTATCTGTGCCTCGTACTTAACCTCGACGATCAGAAATTGTGCTCAAGTACGGTCACCAAAACCACCAAAGCCATAG TCATAAGATGGGTTATATCGTTATGGGTTCTTCTCCTGACTATTGGTGTTGGAGGCTCAACCCCACCGCTCTTAACAATCCAG AGCCCCGACGGCGACATTGTTGACTGCATTCTCAGAGAGAATCAACTGGCATTTCAGCATCCCCTTCTGAAGAACCACAAACTTCAG GAACCACCCACACACATACCAAATATGGTCGTAAAAGAAGCGGAAATGGGCTATAAGTGGCAAGTCTGGCACCAAACTGGAACAAGATGTCCCGAGGGATCGATACCAATTCGAAGGGTTATTTCAAAGCATAACGGAACTTCAAGCTCCAGCATCAGTGAGAGGACTAAAAGTCACGAG TATGTAATAGGTAGTAtggaaaacaaaccaaaaatctACGGAACACAGGTGACGATGAACGTGTGGCATCCCGTAATAGAAGGCTTTAATGAATTCAGTCTGGGGCAAATCTGGCTAACATCAGGTTCTTACAATGATAGTGACCTAAACAGTATAGAGGCTGGTTGGCAg GTTTATCCAGACTTTTACAATGACTCCCAGGCCAGACTGTTCATTTTTTGGACC ACGGACGCGTACAACTTGACCGGAGGTTACAATCTTCGTACTGGCGGTTTCGTACAAACTAGTAAAGAAATTATGGTGGAAGGTGCAATATCGCAAACTTCTATCTTTGGAGGCGATCAAGTCGATTTAACAATCAGAATATGGAAG GATACAAAATCTAAGAGCTGGTGGCTAGGCATCATAATTGGCCACAATGTACTCGAGCCGGTGGGATACTGGCCGGCCTCTCTTTTTACCATCCAAACCGATTACGCGGAGACGGTACAGTGGGGCGGCGAGATCACTAATAAAAACGAATATGGGCGGCACACCGAAACCCAAATGGGGTCGGGGTATTTTCCTGATAGTGGAAGGGGGAAAGTTGCCTATATGAGCAACCTACAAATTGCGTTAACTGAAAGTGAGTTCCAACCGCTCCAGGATCTTTTCGTAGGAGCAACTCACCCCGAGTACTACCGAGGCAAAAAGTTGAACGACACATGTTTTTACTATGGGGGCCCACAGCAGCTTAACTCAAAAGCGGCTCATCGTATGCTGGACTACACTATTCTGTATTTTACTTTCGGCCTTTTTTTgctcttttag